In Oryza brachyantha chromosome 2, ObraRS2, whole genome shotgun sequence, a single window of DNA contains:
- the LOC102714155 gene encoding protein GLUTAMINE DUMPER 6-like encodes MRPAGAADMAMGGIGGGGAMASTSTSSVPVPAAVQPPPFWSTPTPYLFIGFGVVMALIAVALAVLLCSRRKEGRSYGDEEGGAAVPPGMMSVRVLAPLDREAAPRVVVVMAGDDSPSFLASATPLAFAAATKVAPPQPQP; translated from the coding sequence ATGAGGCCGGCTGGGGCAGCCGACATGGCGATGGGCGGGATTGGAGGCGGGGGAGCGAtggcgtcgacgtcgacgtcgtcggtgccggtgccggcggcggtgcagccgccgccgttctggtcgacgccgacgccgtaCCTGTTTATCGGGTTCGGGGTGGTGATGGCGCTCATCGCCGTGGCGCTGGCCGTGCTGCTGTGCTCGCGGcggaaggaggggaggagctacggcgacgaggaggggggcgccgccgtcccgccgGGGATGATGTCGGTGCGCGTGCTGGCGCCGCTGGACAGGGAGGCGGCGCCCAGGGTGGTGGTCGTCATGGCCGGCGACGACTCCCCGTCGTTCCTCGCCAGCGCCACCCCgctcgccttcgccgccgccacgaagGTGgccccgccgcagccgcagccgtgA